One window of the Magnolia sinica isolate HGM2019 chromosome 19, MsV1, whole genome shotgun sequence genome contains the following:
- the LOC131234583 gene encoding uncharacterized protein LOC131234583 produces MLPEQQRGAEKAPKEGEWKTVRNKRHKVGEWSLFVGNLGFDITEDDLRKRFGQFGDLSDVYIPNATQFGRNRGYALVRFQRKGEALIVKECSMTDSWADEECMSTMLSKGQPPTPPPSKDRNPDLHLTIKKKGGNQIPPEEGEQSQQQGNPQPVRQNANLSYSNIEELQIAGTNSNLDTRTTAADAFSPLLNYQTLDLLPPTVNTLSVVQLKTNDPATSAVPQISNSPISSELMLTNTNMQILAQFINQVTQHYPSTPAPWIQPQPDILEV; encoded by the exons ATGCTTCCGGAGCAGCAAAGAGGGGCTGAAAAGGCCCCTAAGGAAGGCGAATGGAAAACGGTCAGAAATAAACGCCACAAGGTCGGTGAATGGAGTCTCTTTGTGGGAAACCTGGGATTCGACATAACTGAAGATGACTTGCGAAAGAGGTTTGGCCAGTTTGGGGATCTATCCGATGTCTACATTCCAAATGCAACACAGTTTGGAAGGAATCGAGGATATGCATTAGTGCGATTTCAACGAAAAGGGGAAGCCCTAATAGTGAAAGAATGCTCAATGACTGATTCTTGGGCAGACGAAGAATGTATGTCAACGATGCTGTCCAAAGGACAACCCCCAACCCCACCCCCAAGCAAAGACCGGAACCCAGATCTGCATCTAACAATCAAAA AGAAAGGCGGGAACCAAATTCCTCCCGAGGAAGGGGAGCAATCTCAGCAACAAGGGAACCCTCAACCTGTTCGTCAAAATGCCAACCTGAGTTATTCGAACATTGAAGAACTTCAGATTGCTGGGACCAACTCTAATCTGGATACTCGAACTACAGCTGCCGATGCCTTCTCTCCCCTGCTCAACTACCAAACTCTTGATTTACTGCCTCCAACAGTGAATACTTTATCAGTCGTGCAGCTTAAGACCAATGACCCAGCCACATCAGCGGTCCCTCAAATTAGCAACTCACCTATAAGTAGTGAACTCATGTTAACTAATACTAACATGCAGATCCTAGCCCAATTCATAAACCAGGTGACCCAACACTACCCTTCCACTCCAGCCCCATGGATCCAGCCTCAAccggacattctagaggtgtga